The nucleotide sequence ATGAACTTTAAAAATAAATATGTTCTGGCTATTGATCAAGGTACAACAAGCTCGCGTGCTATTATTTTTAATCATCAGGGGGAGATTGTAACCATTTCACAAAAAGATTTCCAGCAGTACTTTCCTAAACCAGGTTGGGTTGAACATGATCCCAACGAAATTTGGTATTCGCAGAGTTCTGTTATAAAGGAAGCAATGGCTAAAGCAGATCTTACTGATAAGAATATTGCTTGTATTGGAATTACAAACCAACGGGAAACAACTGTTGTATGGGATAGAGAAACTGGTTTCCCTGTTTATAATGCAATTGTATGGCAGGATAGACGTACTGCGGATTTTTGTGAAGAGCTCAAGTCAAAAGGCTATGCGGAACTAATTCAGGAAAAAACAGGGTTAATTATAGATGCATACTTTTCCGCGACAAAAATAAAATGGATTTTAGAAAACGTAAAAGGAATAAGAGAGCGAGCAGAAAGAGGCGAGCTTTGCTTTGGAACTATTGATTCCTGGCTTATATGGAAGCTTTCCAAGGGAGAAAAACACCTCACGGATGTTAGTAATGCTTCCCGAACCATGTTGTTTAATATTCATACACTTACCTGGGACAAGGAGTTGCTTGCTATTTTCTCTATTCCAGAGTCAATGCTTCCGGAAGTAAAGTCTAGCAGCGAGATTTATTGTGAAACAAAAAGTCCGCTTTTCTCATCAGGAATCCCTGTTTCGGGAATTGCCGGCGATCAGCAAGCAGCCCTTTTCGGACAACTTTGTCTGGAGGAAGGAATGACAAAAACTACCTATGGTACAGGATGTTTTATGGTTATGAATACAGGAAAGAAGCCTGTTAAATCGCATAATAATCTACTTACCACCATTGCCTGGAAGATTGGCGATGATGTAACGTACGCACTCGAAGGAAGTGTTTTTGTTGGAGGAGCAGTTGTTCAGTGGTTACGTGATGGTATTGGGTTGGTGTCAAGTGCGTCGGCAACGGAGCAAATGGCAGATTCGGTTCCGGATAATGGCGGAGTGTTTTTTGTGCCTGCTTTAACCGGTTTAGGTGCCCCTTATTGGGATCAGTATGCACGTGGTGCAATTCTTGGTATTACACGGGGAACTACAGCGGCGCACATTACCCGTGCAGCTCTTGAGGGAATTACATACCAGGTATACGATGTGCTAAATTCGATGGAAAATGATATAAACTCGAAGTTGAAGGAAATTCGTGTAGATGGAGGTGCAGTAGCAAATAATTTTCTGATGCAATTTCAGGCAGACATTTGCCGTTGTCCGGTAGTTAGGCCAAAGGTACTGGAAACTACAGCCTTGGGTGTTGCCTATTTGGCCGGACTTGCTGTTGGATATTGGAAAGATATGTCAGACTTGAAAGAGCAGTGGTGCGTGGATAAAATTTTTACATTTAAAATGAAAGAAGAAAAATCCGAACACTTGCTTCTACAATGGCATAAGGCTGTAGGGCGTTCCCTTCAGTGGGCAGAGTAATAATATAATAATTAAAAAGATATGAGTCCGTTTTTAGCAGAGTTGATAGGAACAGCATTCCTGATTTTGATGGGAGGAGGAGTGGTAGCTAATGCTGTATTAGATAAGACGAAAGGAAATAATGCTGGTTGGATGGCGATTACAACAGCATGGGCTATGGGTGTTTTTATCGGTGTTGTAGTAGCCGGACCGTATAGTGGGGCACACTTGAATCCTGCAATTACAATTGGATTGGCAGTTGCCGGTTCTTTTCCATGGGGAAGTGTTTTTTCTTACATAGTGGCACAGTTGCTGGGTGCAGCCATTGGAGCATTTCTGGTTTGGGTTATTTACAAAGATCATTTCGACCAAACGGAGAACAAAATATCCAAGTTGGGTGTTTTTTGTACTGTACCGGAAATACGTCATCCTTTGATAAACTTTACAACTGAAGTAATCGGAACTTTTGTCTTGATGTTTGTTGTATTCTATATTACCAAAGGGGAGGCGCAGATGCTAAATGATAAAGTTGTAATTCCTGTAGGATTGGGTTCCGTAGGGGCTATACCTGTTTCTTTTACTGTTTGGGTGATTGGCCTTTCCCTTGGTGGCACAACAGGGTATGCAATAAATCCTGCAAGAGACCTGGCGCCCCGGTTTATGCATGCTATATTGCCAATTAAAGATAAAGGATCAAGTCAATGGTCTTATTCTTGGATTCCAATTGCAGGTCCGCTGGTGGGAGCAATACTTGCCGCGTTGCTTTACCTGCTTTTGCATAATTAATGTTTGAAAGTTACAATTTGCTAATTATTAAAATATTATTCATTGTATAGAAGAACATAAGTTATTTCTATTCAATGTATTCAATTAATTAAACGTTATGATAAACAAAGAGCTCATTAATCCTCAAAGCATTGTGATTGTTGGAGGATCAAATAATGTTCACAAACCCGGCGGACGTTTGGTTCGCAATTTGTTGGATGGTAAATACAAAGGCGAATTATATGTGGTTAATGCCAAAGAAACAGATGTACAGGGAATAAAGTCATATGCTAATGTCCGCGAAATCCCCGATGCCGAACTAGCTATTATTTCTATACCGGGACATGCTTGCCCCGAGGTCGTGGAAGTCCTTGCAAAACAAAAAAACGTACGTGCCTTTATAATTATATCCGCAGGATTTGGTGAAGAAACGATTGAAGGAGGGATTCTTGAAGACCAAATTTTGAAGATTATCAACGAATCCGGAGCTTCCTTGATCGGCCCGAATTGTATTGGGATAATGAATGTGAATTACCATGGGGTATTTACTCAACCCATACCTGAATTTCATCAAGATGGGGTCGATTTTATTTCCAGTTCGGGAGGTACTGCTCTGTTTATAATGGAGTCTGCGCTGACTAAAGGGCTAAGATTCTCGTCTGTATGGTCGGTCGGGAACTCAAAACAAAATGGGGTAGAGGATGTGCTGGAATATATGGACCGGAACTTTAACCCTGTTACGGATTCAAAGATAAAGATGCTTTATATAGAGAGTATAAAGCAACCGGATAAATTGCTTTATCACGCTTCTTCTTTAATAAGAAAAGGATGTAAGATTGCTGCTATCAAAGCTGGTAGCACAGATTCAGGAAAACGGGCGGCATCGTCTCATACAGGAGCCATCGCCAGTTCGGATTCTGCTGTAGAAGCTTTGTTCAGGAAAGCGGGAATTGTACGTTGTTTCAGTAGAGAAGAACTAACAACTGTTGCAAGTATCTTTACCCTAAAAGAAGTAAAAGGGAAAAATTGTGCGATCATTACGCATGCTGGAGGACCTGCGGTGATGTTGGCCGATGCTCTTTCGAAAGGTCATTTGAATGTGCCTAATCTGGAAGGTCCTTTGGCGGAAGAATTAAAATCTAAGTTGTACTCAGGTGCTGCCGTAGGAAATCCGATCGACATAATCGGAACAGGTACACCGGAACACTTGGCAACAGTTATAGATTACTGCGAAAATAAATTCGAAGAAATCGACTTGATGATGGTTATTTTTGGTAGTCCGGGGGTTGTAAATGTATACGATGCCTACGAGGTGCTGCATAAAAAGATGGAAAAATGCAATAAACCTATTTTTCCTATACTTCCCTCCATTGTAACAGCCAGTCCGGAAGTTCGTAGCTTTGTAAAAAAAGGTCATGTTAATTTCTCTGATGAAGTAACACTTGGTACGGCATTATCCAGAGTTATTAATACGCCTAAACCTGCAAGTACGGATATTCAGTTGTATGGGGTAGATGTACCTGCTGTTCGCCGAATCATCGATCAACTTCCTTCCGAGGGATATCTTAATCCTGCTCAGGTACGCACGTTGTTAGGTGCAGCCAATATTCCTATGGTAGCAGAGTTTACGTCGGATAACAAAGAAGAGATTCTTGAATTTGCCAAAAAAGTGAAATATCCTGTTGTAGCCAAAGTCGTCGGACCGGTACATAAAAGTGATATCGGTGGTGTGGCTTTGAATATAAAGTATGAAGAGCATCTTCTATTCGAATTCGAACGCATGATGCGATTGCCCGACGTTACTTCGATCATGGTACAACCCATGCTAAAGGGTCAGGAGTTGTTCTTAGGTGCTAAGTATGAAGAAAAATTTGGTCACGTTGTTTTATGTGGTTTGGGAGGTATTTTTGTTGAAGTACTGCAGGATGTATCTTATGGATTATCCCCATTATCGTACGATGAAGCCTATTCAATGATTCGCTCGCTGCGAGGTTATCCAATAATCAAGGGGACGCGTGGACAGAAGGGAATTGACGAAAATCAGTATGCGGATATTATAGTCCGACTTTCCACACTTCTTCGTTTTGCTACAGAGATTAAAGAAATAGACATCAATCCGCTTTTGGCTACAGATAAAGGTCTGTTTGCTGTAGATGCCAGGATCCGAATTGAAAAGTAAAATAAATTAAAAGGCTGTTGTATTTATTACAACAGCCTTTTAGTTTATTTACTTGCTTTATCATTTATCGGTAAGATAAACCAAAAGGTCGATCCTTTTCCTAAAACAGATTCAACACCGATTGTTCCTCCCAGTTTAAGAATGATAGATTTCGATATGGATAATCCTAATCCATTACCTTGGCTAAAAGAGTCGAATTTTGAAAAGCGGTCAAAGACTTTTGGTATATTTTCTTCAGCAATTCCTTTCCCTGTATCAGTAACGTAGAAATACAAACCTTCCTCTTTCTTATTGCATCCAAGACGGATACTTCCTTTTTGCGTGAATTTAATCGCATTATTTAAAAAGTTAGTAATAACCTGCGAAAGGCGATTCTTTTCCGAGATAATAGAGAATTTGCATTCGGGAGTATCCAGAATAATGCGAACATCATCTTTCACCCGCATCGAATACATTTGCATCAAATTGTTTAGTAATTCAAATACATCAACTCTTCCCATGTTTAATTCTAACTTTCCTGCTTCAATTTTAGAAAGATCAAGAATGTCATTTATCAGTTGCAATAAAAGATCGTTATTGGTTTCAATAACTTTTATATAATCTTGTATCTCTTCTTTACTTTCAGCATAAGCAATTAAATTTGAGAAACCAACAATCGCATTAAGAGGAGTCCGTATTTCGTGGCTCATATTCGCGAGAAAAGCAGACTTCAAGCGGTCTGATTCTTCTGCTTTAACAATAGCTTCCTTTAGAATAATCTCGTTACACTTCAGTTCTTTTGTCACATTGTCTTTTTCTTTAATTAACTGCGATGTAATAAGTAATTGCTTTTTGTATTTAGACATGAACTTATATAACACATACAAAACCAATAACAAAATAAGGACCAATGCGCCTAATGAGTATATTATAAGCGTTCTGTTTGCTTGAAAAAAAGTAGGTTTTGGATTAATTATATTTATATTGTCAGGTATATTTTTGTACGAAATTTTCCATTTATCAAGAAACTGAGTATCAATTTTTCCTTTTGTTTTTACAATTTGAGGAGGAAGAGAGCGAACGGAATCCTTTATCAGATCTAAAGCCATGCCAGCAACAACGTATCCCTGGTCGTACCCTCTTGTCAAATAACCTGCTATTTGTCCTTTATTCAGACCCCAATCAACGACTGTGAAAATTGGAACAGCAGCAGCTCCGGAGAAGAGCGGGAAATAGTCCGACGGACTTTTAAAATTCATTGAATTATCTCTGGACCAAAGTCCCCATATAACAAATGTGTTGCTCGACAGATTAGAAAGAAATTCAATCATATCGTCTACAGAGGTATTACTATGTCCAAAATATTTAATGACACACTGGTTGGCATAGGGTGCTAGTTGTGATTTGGAAATTTCGCGGTGTTTCAAACCTGTATTAGAGTTGTCTGTAACAATATATACTGTATCAGTAGCCGGAAATAATTTCTTTGCCATCAGAAATGTTTTGTCATAACTATAAGATTTTACAGCAACCGATATATTGTCGAAATCGGGATGAATGGAAAAATCAGGAACGGAGCATAATAAGACTGGCGTTTCGTGAAATATATCCGATTTTGATTTAAAAATAATAGCAGATGCTTCAAGATCGGATACAATAATAAAATCAAGGTTAGTAAACTTAAATGCATCAATCTGAGATTCAAGTATGTGCAACCTGTCTTCTTCCGAGAGTACCGTTTTAGAAAATAAAGAAATTTCAGTTATATTTATTTTGTACCCCCCTTCATTAAATTTGTCACTAATCCCATGCAAGATTTCCCGGGACCATTCGTATTCCTTGTTATAAGAATTTATATACAAGATATTGAGTTCTTTTATTGTTGTATTTTGAATG is from uncultured Macellibacteroides sp. and encodes:
- the glpK gene encoding glycerol kinase GlpK, which translates into the protein MNFKNKYVLAIDQGTTSSRAIIFNHQGEIVTISQKDFQQYFPKPGWVEHDPNEIWYSQSSVIKEAMAKADLTDKNIACIGITNQRETTVVWDRETGFPVYNAIVWQDRRTADFCEELKSKGYAELIQEKTGLIIDAYFSATKIKWILENVKGIRERAERGELCFGTIDSWLIWKLSKGEKHLTDVSNASRTMLFNIHTLTWDKELLAIFSIPESMLPEVKSSSEIYCETKSPLFSSGIPVSGIAGDQQAALFGQLCLEEGMTKTTYGTGCFMVMNTGKKPVKSHNNLLTTIAWKIGDDVTYALEGSVFVGGAVVQWLRDGIGLVSSASATEQMADSVPDNGGVFFVPALTGLGAPYWDQYARGAILGITRGTTAAHITRAALEGITYQVYDVLNSMENDINSKLKEIRVDGGAVANNFLMQFQADICRCPVVRPKVLETTALGVAYLAGLAVGYWKDMSDLKEQWCVDKIFTFKMKEEKSEHLLLQWHKAVGRSLQWAE
- a CDS encoding MIP/aquaporin family protein — encoded protein: MSPFLAELIGTAFLILMGGGVVANAVLDKTKGNNAGWMAITTAWAMGVFIGVVVAGPYSGAHLNPAITIGLAVAGSFPWGSVFSYIVAQLLGAAIGAFLVWVIYKDHFDQTENKISKLGVFCTVPEIRHPLINFTTEVIGTFVLMFVVFYITKGEAQMLNDKVVIPVGLGSVGAIPVSFTVWVIGLSLGGTTGYAINPARDLAPRFMHAILPIKDKGSSQWSYSWIPIAGPLVGAILAALLYLLLHN
- a CDS encoding acetate--CoA ligase family protein — encoded protein: MINKELINPQSIVIVGGSNNVHKPGGRLVRNLLDGKYKGELYVVNAKETDVQGIKSYANVREIPDAELAIISIPGHACPEVVEVLAKQKNVRAFIIISAGFGEETIEGGILEDQILKIINESGASLIGPNCIGIMNVNYHGVFTQPIPEFHQDGVDFISSSGGTALFIMESALTKGLRFSSVWSVGNSKQNGVEDVLEYMDRNFNPVTDSKIKMLYIESIKQPDKLLYHASSLIRKGCKIAAIKAGSTDSGKRAASSHTGAIASSDSAVEALFRKAGIVRCFSREELTTVASIFTLKEVKGKNCAIITHAGGPAVMLADALSKGHLNVPNLEGPLAEELKSKLYSGAAVGNPIDIIGTGTPEHLATVIDYCENKFEEIDLMMVIFGSPGVVNVYDAYEVLHKKMEKCNKPIFPILPSIVTASPEVRSFVKKGHVNFSDEVTLGTALSRVINTPKPASTDIQLYGVDVPAVRRIIDQLPSEGYLNPAQVRTLLGAANIPMVAEFTSDNKEEILEFAKKVKYPVVAKVVGPVHKSDIGGVALNIKYEEHLLFEFERMMRLPDVTSIMVQPMLKGQELFLGAKYEEKFGHVVLCGLGGIFVEVLQDVSYGLSPLSYDEAYSMIRSLRGYPIIKGTRGQKGIDENQYADIIVRLSTLLRFATEIKEIDINPLLATDKGLFAVDARIRIEK
- a CDS encoding HAMP domain-containing sensor histidine kinase, whose protein sequence is MKSRFKYNVRYKTIVRVCFIIFLSTVFYANPVSAQKNNPIQNTTIKELNILYINSYNKEYEWSREILHGISDKFNEGGYKINITEISLFSKTVLSEEDRLHILESQIDAFKFTNLDFIIVSDLEASAIIFKSKSDIFHETPVLLCSVPDFSIHPDFDNISVAVKSYSYDKTFLMAKKLFPATDTVYIVTDNSNTGLKHREISKSQLAPYANQCVIKYFGHSNTSVDDMIEFLSNLSSNTFVIWGLWSRDNSMNFKSPSDYFPLFSGAAAVPIFTVVDWGLNKGQIAGYLTRGYDQGYVVAGMALDLIKDSVRSLPPQIVKTKGKIDTQFLDKWKISYKNIPDNINIINPKPTFFQANRTLIIYSLGALVLILLLVLYVLYKFMSKYKKQLLITSQLIKEKDNVTKELKCNEIILKEAIVKAEESDRLKSAFLANMSHEIRTPLNAIVGFSNLIAYAESKEEIQDYIKVIETNNDLLLQLINDILDLSKIEAGKLELNMGRVDVFELLNNLMQMYSMRVKDDVRIILDTPECKFSIISEKNRLSQVITNFLNNAIKFTQKGSIRLGCNKKEEGLYFYVTDTGKGIAEENIPKVFDRFSKFDSFSQGNGLGLSISKSIILKLGGTIGVESVLGKGSTFWFILPINDKASK